The following coding sequences are from one Megachile rotundata isolate GNS110a chromosome 13, iyMegRotu1, whole genome shotgun sequence window:
- the Rab32 gene encoding RAS oncogene family member Rab32 isoform X7 → MGDLKICKNLQPLHLSKLKVNPKKWRWFKSSQNNAPNAGVGEKREHLYKILVIGELGAGKTSIIKRYVHQFFSQHYRATIGVDFALKVLNWDPHTIIRLQLWDIAGQERFGNMTRVYYKEAVGAFIVFDVTRSATLDAVVKWKQDLDSKVQLPDGSPIPCVLLANKCDQQKEGLVNSPAKMDEYCKEKNFAGWFETSAKENINIEEAARFLVNKILQNDQLMKGNGSQDQTDGERFALNQSPSSSKKSCSC, encoded by the exons ATGGGGgacctaaaaatttgtaaaaatttgcaacCTCTTCATCTATCCAAATTGAAAGTGAACCCGAAAAAGTGGAGGTGGTTCAAG TCGTCACAGAACAATGCACCGAATGCCGGAGTAGGCGAGAAACGAGAACACTTGTATAAAATCCTAGTAATCGGCGAGCTGGGTGCCGGAAAGACATCAATCATCAAGAGATACGTTCACCAATTCTTCTCCCAGCATTATCGCGCAACTATCGGTGTCGATTTCGCGCTCAAAGTGTTGAACTGGGACCCACACACCATTATAAGGCTGCAGCTATGGGATATCGCAG GTCAAGAAAGGTTCGGGAACATGACCAGAGTGTACTACAAGGAAGCCGTAGGCGCTTTCATAGTGTTCGACGTAACGAGAAGCGCAACCCTCGACGCGGTGGTCAAATGGAAACAGGATTTGGACTCGAAAGTGCAGCTTCCTGACGGTTCACCGATTCCTTGCGTCCTCTTGGCTAACAAGTGCGACCAACAGAAAGAAGGCCTGGTGAACTCGCCCGCAAAAATGGACGAATACTGCAAGGAGAAAAACTTTGCCGGATGGTTCGAGACGTCTGCCAAGGAAAACATCAACATCGAAGAGGCGGCGCGATTTCTTGTCAATAAA ATACTCCAAAACGATCAGTTGATGAAGGGAAACGGATCGCAGGACCAGACAGATGGAGAAAGATTCGCATTGAACCAATCACCATCGAGCTCAAAGAAATCCTGCTCCTGCTGA